The Setaria italica strain Yugu1 chromosome IX, Setaria_italica_v2.0, whole genome shotgun sequence genome has a window encoding:
- the LOC101775287 gene encoding uncharacterized protein LOC101775287 — protein MTTVKDALHRLIDGLRSLPPRRRTGRRAGAATSSNKGPRVVVIRRPGSPDRAAAQQRATSSAPVTIRVATFNAAMFSMAPAVPPAANGDDELQYPRSTGTTAGAGRRQPKKGILKAQGPASPVKQQLRVSINLQDDEITAERVRNAAGGAGAGSSSSSNGGGAWKGKEAVAEDARGGARVPEWRRSSSRRTRSVAEVLREVGADIVGLQNVRAEEWRGMRPLADLAEGLGMRYVFAESWAPEYGNAVLSRWPIKRWKAHRVADHSDFRNVLRVTVDVPGAGEVNFHCTHLDHLNEVLRMKQVNSILRSADGHHILAGGLNALDATDYSGDRWADIVKYYEEIGKPAPKTEVMRYLKAKRYVDAKDFAGECEAVVVVAKGQDVQGTCKYGTRVDYILASPNSPYKFVPGSYAVVSSRGTSDHHIVKADVTVAGDDGARSVRRQRVVRMSKGSAKGIWAAR, from the exons ATGACGACGGTGAAGGATGCGCTCCATCGCCTCATCGACGGCCTCCGCTCGCTACCGCCACGTCGTCGGACGGGCCGCCGCGCGGGCGCCGCCACCAGTTCCAATAAGGGGCCCCGGGTCGTCGTCATCCGCCGGCCCGGGAGCCCGGACCGCGCCGCGGCGCAACAGCGAGCGACGTCCTCGGCACCGGTCACCATCCGCGTGGCCACCTTCAACGCCGCCATGTTCTCCATGGCGCCCGCCGTTCCGCCGGCGGCGAacggcgacgacgagctgcAGTACCCGCGGAGCACGGGCACCAccgccggcgcggggcggcggcagccgaAGAAGGGGATCCTGAAGGCGCAGGGCCCGGCGTCCCCGGTGAAGCAGCAGCTGCGCGTGTCGATCAACCTCCAGGACGACGAGATCACGGCGGAGAGGGTCCGGAACGCCGCCGGGGGAGCAGgagccggcagcagcagcagcagcaacggcggcggcgcctggaaggggaaggaggcggtggcggaggatgCGAGAGGGGGCGCGAGGGTGCCGGAGTGGAGGAGGTCGTCGTCGCGGAGGACGAGGAGCGTGGCGGAGGTGCTGCGGGAGGTGGGCGCCGACATCGTCGGCCTGCAGAACGTGCGCGCCGAGGAGTGGCGCGGGATGCGGCCGCTGGCGGACCTCGCCGAGGGGCTCGGCATGCGCTACGTGTTCGCGGAGAGCTGGGCGCCCGAGTACGGCAACGCCGTGCTCTCCCGCTGGCCCATCAAGCGCTGGAAGGCGCACCGCGTCGCCGACCACTCCGACTTCCG GAACGTACTGAGGGTCACTGTCGATGTGCCGGGAGCAGGGGAGGTGAACTTCCACTGCACGCATCTGGACCACCTCAACGAGGTCTTGAGGATGAAGCAGGTGAACTCCATACTACGATCGGCCGATGGCCATCacatcctcgccggcggcctgaATGCGCTCGACGCCACGGACTACTCCGGCGATCGCTGGGCCGACATTGTCAAG TACTACGAGGAGATCGGCAAGCCGGCGCCGAAGACTGAGGTGATGAGGTACCTGAAGGCGAAGCGGTACGTCGACGCCAAGGACTTCGCCGGAGAGTGCgaggccgtggtggtggtggccaaaGGGCAAG ATGTGCAGGGGACGTGCAAGTACGGCACGAGGGTGGATTACATCCTGGCGTCGCCGAACTCTCCCTACAAGTTCGTCCCCGGGTCGTACGCCGTCGTCTCCTCGAGAGGGACATCCGATCATCACATCGTCAAGGCGGACGTAACCGTCGCCGGCGATGACGGTGCGCGCAGCGTTCGGAGGCAGAGGGTGGTGAGGATGAGCAAAGGATCGGCGAAAGGGATATGGGCAGCGAGATAG